In Gossypium hirsutum isolate 1008001.06 chromosome D06, Gossypium_hirsutum_v2.1, whole genome shotgun sequence, one genomic interval encodes:
- the LOC107900228 gene encoding probable F-box protein At4g22030 — protein MKESIYGFIFKLCCSTRSLIVIGSSVAINEALEFPLGFLYKKTLFVSHLKEEQPCHMSSSPSVPKVSNQNLSEEFNTGDGFIDTIPNEKCAVTTTPLLQETSSVSMATMQLYAILETVADRVEMHKNIGNQRENWNTLLLNSTNMMILTAATMAGVTATSHGVSVLGLKLGSILLFSGATATLVIMNKIQPSKLLEEQRKATKLFKQLGSQVQTLITVGSPSKEDVKGVMAKILVIDKAYPLALLGGAMLEKFPESLEHAVWWPRNESQKENINRKVEMGNGWTKELESEMREIVEVIKRKDSQDYERLGNKALKINKVLATSGTLLTGIAALASTFMGSSNIGPWAATVATITGALASAVNTFEHGGQVGMVFEMYRNNAGFFKYMQESIESTLDESDVKKREDGALFEMKVALQLGRSLSQLRNLAKKSTYSRIEGIPIDEFASNLF, from the coding sequence ATGAAAGagtctatttatggatttatattCAAACTTTGCTGTAGTACTAGATCACTTATCGTCATTGGCTCCTCGGTTGCTATAAATGAGGCTCTAGAGTTTCCCCTTGGCTTTCTCTACAAGAAAACCTTATTTGTTTCCCATCTCAAAGAAGAACAACCCTGTCACATGTCTTCTTCTCCATCAGTTCCAAAAGTATCGAACCAAAATTTGAGTGAGGAATTTAATACTGGGGATGGGTTTATCGACACAATCCCGAATGAAAAGTGTGCCGTCACTACGACACCATTGCTTCAAGAAACCTCATCTGTTTCAATGGCTACCATGCAACTTTATGCTATCTTAGAAACTGTTGCCGATAGAGTGGAGATGCACAAGAATATCGGCAATCAACGAGAAAACTGGAACACCCTTCTTCTTAACTCCACTAACATGATGATTCTTACTGCTGCAACTATGGCTGGTGTTACAGCAACTAGCCATGGTGTTTCTGTTTTGGGCTTGAAGTTGGGTTCCATTCTCTTGTTCTCAGGAGCCACTGCAACGTTGGTGATTATGAACAAGATCCAACCTTCAAAGCTTTTGGAAGAGCAACGTAAGGCAACGAAATTGTTTAAACAGCTTGGGAGCCAAGTACAAACCCTAATCACTGTTGGTTCCCCAAGCAAAGAAGATGTGAAAGGTGTTATGGCGAAAATCTTGGTCATTGATAAAGCTTACCCTCTTGCCCTGCTAGGTGGTGCAATGCTTGAAAAATTCCCGGAAAGTTTAGAGCATGCTGTTTGGTGGCCTAGAAACGAGTCTCAGAAAGAAAATATCAATAGAAAGGTGGAGATGGGCAATGGGTGGACTAAGGAGCTCGAATCGGAAATGAGGGAAATCGTTGAGGTGATTAAGAGAAAAGACAGTCAAGATTATGAGAGATTAGGCAACAAAGCATTGAAGATAAACAAAGTTTTAGCTACATCAGGGACATTACTAACTGGAATTGCAGCTTTGGCATCTACTTTCATGGGGTCTTCCAATATCGGACCTTGGGCAGCAACAGTGGCAACCATTACGGGGGCTTTAGCTTCAGCTGTTAACACTTTCGAGCATGGCGGCCAAGTTGGTATGGTGTTTGAGATGTATAGGAACAACGCCGGCTTCTTTAAATATATGCAGGAATCGATTGAATCGACTTTGGATGAAAGtgatgtgaagaaaagagaaGATGGAGCGTTGTTTGAAATGAAGGTAGCATTGCAATTGGGCAGAAGCTTATCACAGTTGAGAAATTTAGCCAAAAAATCCACTTATTCTCGCATAGAAGGAATCCCCATTGATGAATTTGCAAGCAATTTGTTTTAA